One Streptomyces sp. RPA4-2 genomic window carries:
- the ispG gene encoding flavodoxin-dependent (E)-4-hydroxy-3-methylbut-2-enyl-diphosphate synthase — protein sequence MTAISLGMPSVPTKLAERRKSRQIQVGTVAVGGDAPVSVQSMTTTRTSDIGATLQQIAELTASGCQIVRVACPTQDDADALATIARKSQIPVIADIHFQPKYVFAAINAGCAAVRVNPGNIKQFDDQVKEIARAAKDTGTPIRIGVNAGSLDRRLLQKYGKATPEALVESALWEASLFEEHDFRDIKISVKHNDPVVMVNAYRQLAAACDYPLHLGVTEAGPAFQGTIKSAVAFGALLSEGIGDTIRVSLSAPPVEEIKVGLQILESLNLKQRGLEIVSCPSCGRAQVDVYKLAEEVTAGLTGMEVPLRVAVMGCVVNGPGEAREADLGVASGNGKGQIFVKGEVIKTVPESKIVETLIEEAMKLAEQMEADGVASGEPSVAVAG from the coding sequence ATGACTGCGATTTCTCTCGGCATGCCGTCCGTTCCGACCAAGCTCGCCGAGCGCCGGAAGAGCCGGCAGATCCAGGTCGGAACCGTGGCCGTGGGTGGAGACGCACCCGTCTCGGTGCAGTCGATGACGACCACGCGTACGTCGGACATCGGCGCCACGCTGCAGCAGATCGCCGAGCTGACGGCGTCCGGCTGCCAGATCGTCCGGGTCGCCTGCCCGACCCAGGACGACGCGGACGCCCTCGCGACGATCGCCCGCAAGTCGCAGATCCCGGTGATCGCGGACATCCACTTCCAGCCGAAGTACGTCTTCGCGGCGATCAACGCGGGCTGTGCCGCGGTGCGCGTCAACCCCGGCAACATCAAGCAGTTCGACGACCAGGTCAAGGAGATCGCCCGGGCCGCGAAGGACACCGGCACCCCGATCCGGATCGGCGTCAACGCGGGCTCGCTCGACCGGCGCCTGCTCCAGAAGTACGGCAAGGCGACGCCGGAGGCGCTCGTCGAGTCGGCGCTGTGGGAGGCGTCCCTCTTCGAGGAGCACGACTTCCGGGACATCAAGATCTCGGTCAAGCACAACGACCCGGTCGTCATGGTCAACGCCTACCGGCAGCTGGCCGCCGCCTGCGACTACCCCCTCCACCTGGGTGTGACGGAGGCGGGCCCCGCCTTCCAGGGCACGATCAAGTCGGCGGTCGCCTTCGGCGCGCTGCTGTCCGAGGGCATCGGCGACACGATCCGGGTCTCCCTCTCGGCCCCGCCCGTCGAGGAGATCAAGGTCGGCCTCCAGATCCTGGAGTCCCTCAACCTCAAGCAGCGCGGCCTGGAGATCGTCTCCTGCCCGTCCTGCGGCCGCGCCCAGGTCGACGTGTACAAGCTGGCCGAAGAGGTCACCGCGGGTCTGACCGGCATGGAGGTCCCCCTGCGCGTCGCCGTCATGGGCTGCGTGGTGAACGGACCGGGCGAGGCCCGCGAGGCCGACCTCGGCGTCGCCTCCGGCAACGGCAAGGGGCAGATCTTCGTCAAGGGCGAGGTCATCAAGACCGTGCCCGAGTCGAAGATCGTGGAGACCCTCATCGAGGAAGCGATGAAGCTCGCCGAGCAGATGGAGGCCGACGGGGTCGCCTCCGGCGAGCCTTCGGTGGCCGTGGCGGGCTGA
- a CDS encoding aminoglycoside phosphotransferase family protein codes for MAFEPPQRLVRALGEAQRGGSDEVKGDDGSGKWLDQLAGALQQAVGLRELTVERVQAPGGRSSLVVLVRQADGTPAVLKLAPERARPESERAALAHWGGRGAVQLLPPLGAVGDVQGVLLLERLRPDLSVRSLPEAKALLEAAGTLRRLWVEPPAERAHVFETVAERTGRQAEAMRAAADTDAEVGELVDAALAAREELIAGPPEERLLHGTFRQSKVLAGERMPWLAVGPDPVIGECAFDLARLVRDRVEDLIASPSGASITRRRVKRLAESLEVDQERLRGWTLFRAVESGVRARRVGREQDAELLLEFAGWL; via the coding sequence ATGGCTTTCGAACCGCCGCAGCGCCTGGTACGGGCGCTCGGCGAGGCGCAGCGGGGCGGGTCCGACGAGGTCAAAGGGGACGACGGGTCGGGCAAGTGGCTGGACCAGCTGGCCGGGGCTCTTCAACAGGCAGTCGGCCTACGTGAGTTGACCGTGGAGCGGGTGCAGGCGCCGGGCGGCCGCAGCAGCCTGGTCGTGCTGGTGCGGCAGGCCGACGGGACGCCCGCGGTACTGAAGCTGGCGCCGGAGCGGGCGCGTCCGGAGAGCGAGCGGGCCGCGCTCGCCCACTGGGGCGGCCGGGGCGCGGTGCAGCTCCTGCCTCCCCTCGGCGCGGTGGGCGACGTCCAAGGAGTGCTGCTGCTGGAGCGGCTGCGGCCCGATCTGTCGGTGCGTTCGCTGCCGGAGGCGAAGGCGTTGCTGGAGGCGGCCGGCACGCTGCGGCGGCTGTGGGTCGAACCGCCCGCCGAGCGGGCGCACGTCTTCGAGACGGTGGCCGAGCGGACCGGGCGGCAGGCCGAGGCGATGCGGGCCGCGGCGGACACCGACGCCGAGGTCGGGGAGCTGGTCGACGCGGCGCTCGCGGCCCGTGAGGAGCTGATCGCCGGCCCGCCCGAGGAGCGGCTGCTGCACGGCACCTTCCGGCAGAGCAAGGTGCTCGCGGGTGAGCGCATGCCCTGGCTGGCCGTGGGCCCGGACCCGGTGATCGGTGAGTGCGCCTTCGATCTGGCCCGGCTGGTCCGTGACCGGGTGGAGGACCTGATCGCCTCGCCCTCGGGGGCCTCGATCACCCGGCGGCGGGTGAAGCGGCTCGCCGAGTCGCTGGAGGTGGACCAGGAGCGGCTGCGCGGCTGGACCCTGTTCCGGGCGGTCGAGTCCGGCGTGCGGGCGCGGCGGGTGGGGCGTGAGCAGGACGCCGAACTGCTGCTGGAGTTCGCCGGCTGGCTCTGA
- a CDS encoding YlxR family protein, whose product MSGRTRARACPERTCVGCRERAAKTDLLRVVAIEGECVPDHRGTLPGRGAYVHPAPVCLDLAVRRRAFPRALRAQGVLDTAALRLCVEQATP is encoded by the coding sequence GTGTCTGGCCGGACGCGAGCCCGCGCATGCCCTGAACGCACCTGTGTGGGGTGCCGGGAGCGAGCGGCCAAGACTGATCTGCTGCGGGTCGTGGCGATCGAGGGTGAATGCGTCCCCGATCATCGCGGTACGCTGCCCGGCCGGGGCGCGTACGTACACCCCGCCCCGGTCTGTCTGGACCTGGCGGTACGCCGCCGGGCGTTCCCACGGGCGCTGCGTGCCCAGGGAGTGCTCGACACAGCGGCGTTGCGCCTCTGCGTCGAGCAGGCAACACCGTAA
- the rimP gene encoding ribosome maturation factor RimP has protein sequence MSTTQSERLRELLEPLVSSQGLDLEEIEVDSVGRKRVLRVVVDSDAGADLDQIADVSRALSAKLDESDAMGEGEYTLEVGTPGAERELKEHRHYVRATDRLVKFQLGDGAELVARILNADDDGLDVEVPGVKGRRPTTRRLALADIAKARVQVEFNRKNANDKPEEPEVSEETEENAEEA, from the coding sequence ATGAGCACCACCCAGAGCGAGAGGCTGCGAGAACTTCTGGAACCGCTCGTCAGCTCCCAGGGACTCGACCTTGAAGAGATCGAGGTGGACTCGGTCGGACGCAAGCGCGTGCTGCGTGTGGTCGTCGACTCGGACGCCGGTGCGGACCTGGACCAGATCGCCGATGTGAGCCGCGCGCTCTCGGCGAAGCTCGACGAGAGCGACGCGATGGGCGAGGGGGAGTACACCCTCGAGGTCGGAACCCCCGGTGCCGAGCGCGAGCTCAAGGAGCACCGTCACTACGTACGCGCCACGGACCGGCTGGTGAAGTTCCAGCTGGGCGACGGCGCCGAGCTGGTCGCCCGCATCCTGAACGCCGACGACGACGGCCTCGACGTGGAGGTGCCGGGTGTGAAGGGGCGCAGGCCCACCACCAGGCGGCTCGCCCTCGCGGACATCGCCAAGGCGCGTGTCCAGGTCGAGTTCAACCGTAAGAACGCGAACGACAAGCCCGAAGAGCCCGAAGTATCCGAAGAGACCGAAGAGAACGCAGAGGAGGCGTAG
- the dxr gene encoding 1-deoxy-D-xylulose-5-phosphate reductoisomerase, with protein sequence MSDSPAPLADPHLVFDPVDGVRDVVILGSTGSIGTQAIDLVLRNPDRFRVTGLSAAGGRVGLLAEQAHRLRVRTVAVAREDAVPALREALAAQYAAGEPLPEILAGADAATHLAGSDGHTVLNGITGSIGLAPTLAALEAGRTLALANKESLIVGGPLVKALAKPGQIIPVDSEHAALFQALAAGTRADVRKLVVTASGGPFRGRTKAELADVTPADALAHPTWAMGPVITINSATLVNKGLEVIEAHLLYDIPFDRIEVVVHPQSYVHSMVEYTDGSTLAQATPPDMRGPIAIGLGWPERVPDAAPACDWTKASSWEFFPLDNEAFPSVGLARHVGRLAGTAPAVFNAANEECVDAFLNGTLPFNGIMETVTRVVEEHGTPRSGTSLTVADVLEAETWARARARELTAQTTTAEARA encoded by the coding sequence CCTCGTGCTGCGCAACCCCGACCGCTTCCGCGTCACCGGGCTCTCCGCCGCCGGCGGCAGGGTCGGACTGCTCGCCGAGCAGGCCCACCGACTGCGGGTGCGCACGGTCGCCGTCGCGCGCGAGGACGCCGTACCCGCGCTGCGGGAGGCACTGGCCGCCCAGTACGCCGCCGGTGAGCCGCTCCCCGAGATCCTCGCGGGAGCCGACGCCGCCACCCACCTCGCCGGATCCGACGGTCACACCGTCCTCAACGGCATCACCGGCTCCATCGGCCTCGCCCCGACCCTCGCCGCCCTGGAGGCGGGCCGCACCCTCGCGCTCGCCAACAAGGAGTCGCTCATCGTCGGCGGCCCGCTGGTGAAGGCGCTGGCCAAGCCGGGACAGATCATTCCCGTCGACTCCGAGCACGCGGCCCTGTTCCAGGCCCTGGCGGCCGGCACCCGCGCGGACGTCCGCAAGCTGGTCGTGACCGCCTCCGGAGGACCCTTCCGGGGCCGCACGAAGGCGGAGCTGGCGGACGTCACACCCGCCGACGCCCTGGCCCACCCGACCTGGGCCATGGGACCGGTCATCACGATCAACTCCGCGACCCTGGTCAACAAGGGGCTGGAAGTCATCGAGGCGCACCTCCTCTACGACATTCCCTTCGATCGCATTGAGGTGGTCGTGCACCCGCAGTCGTATGTCCACTCGATGGTTGAGTACACGGACGGATCGACACTGGCCCAGGCGACGCCCCCCGACATGCGGGGGCCGATCGCCATCGGTCTCGGCTGGCCGGAGCGCGTCCCCGACGCGGCCCCGGCCTGCGACTGGACCAAGGCGTCGAGCTGGGAGTTCTTCCCGCTCGACAACGAGGCGTTCCCCTCGGTCGGACTCGCCCGGCACGTGGGCCGGCTCGCGGGCACGGCCCCGGCGGTGTTCAATGCCGCCAACGAGGAGTGCGTCGACGCGTTCCTGAACGGCACACTGCCGTTCAATGGGATCATGGAGACCGTCACGCGGGTGGTCGAGGAACACGGAACACCCCGATCGGGAACTTCCCTGACGGTGGCGGACGTCCTCGAAGCGGAGACCTGGGCGCGTGCCCGGGCCCGTGAACTGACGGCACAGACGACAACCGCGGAGGCTCGTGCATGA
- a CDS encoding RIP metalloprotease, translated as MTTLMMILGIVVFAVGLLISIAWHELGHLSTAKLFGIRVPQYMVGFGPTIWSRKKGDTEYGVKAVPLGGYIRMIGMFPPGPDGRIEARSTSPFRGMIEDARSAAFEELKPGDETRLFYTRKPWKRVIVMFAGPFMNLILAVAIFLGVMMTFGVQTQTTTVGKVSDCVIQQSENRSKCAASDEAAPAKAAGLRGGDKIVAFDGRTVGDWSALQSDIRSNPGKDVTITVERKGQRLDLKTHLIKNQVSKTDGNGGYVEGKYVYAGFLGFTPASGIVQQSFGQSVNRMGDMMQNGVESLVSLPGKIPDLWNAAFGDGPRKADSPMGVVGAARIGGDVFTLDIPASQQVAMMLLLVAGFNLSLFLFNMLPLLPLDGGHIAGALWESLRRNAAKVLKRPDPGPFDVAKLMPVAYVVAGIFVCFTLLVLIADVVNPVRIS; from the coding sequence ATGACGACCCTGATGATGATCCTCGGCATAGTCGTCTTCGCGGTCGGCCTGCTCATCTCGATCGCCTGGCACGAGCTGGGACATCTGTCGACGGCCAAGCTCTTCGGTATCCGTGTGCCGCAGTACATGGTCGGCTTCGGGCCGACCATCTGGTCGCGGAAGAAGGGCGACACCGAGTACGGGGTGAAGGCGGTCCCGCTCGGTGGCTACATCCGCATGATCGGGATGTTCCCGCCGGGTCCCGACGGCCGGATCGAGGCACGCTCGACCTCCCCCTTCCGGGGCATGATCGAGGACGCCAGGTCCGCCGCCTTCGAAGAGCTCAAGCCCGGTGACGAGACCCGCCTCTTCTACACGCGCAAGCCGTGGAAGCGCGTGATCGTGATGTTCGCGGGCCCGTTCATGAACCTGATCCTGGCCGTCGCGATCTTCCTCGGCGTGATGATGACGTTCGGCGTGCAGACCCAGACCACCACGGTCGGCAAGGTCTCGGACTGTGTCATCCAGCAGAGCGAGAACCGCTCCAAGTGCGCGGCGAGCGACGAGGCCGCGCCCGCCAAGGCGGCCGGGCTCAGGGGCGGCGACAAGATCGTCGCGTTCGACGGCAGGACGGTCGGCGACTGGTCGGCCCTGCAGTCCGACATCCGCTCCAACCCCGGCAAGGACGTCACCATCACGGTCGAGCGCAAGGGCCAGCGGCTTGACCTCAAGACCCACCTGATCAAGAACCAGGTCAGCAAGACCGACGGCAACGGCGGCTACGTCGAGGGCAAGTACGTGTACGCGGGCTTCCTCGGCTTCACCCCCGCCTCCGGCATCGTCCAGCAGTCGTTCGGTCAGTCCGTGAACCGCATGGGCGACATGATGCAGAACGGCGTCGAGTCGCTGGTCTCGCTGCCCGGCAAGATCCCCGACCTGTGGAACGCGGCCTTCGGCGACGGCCCGCGCAAGGCGGACTCCCCGATGGGCGTGGTCGGAGCGGCCCGGATCGGCGGTGACGTCTTCACCCTCGACATCCCGGCCTCCCAGCAGGTCGCGATGATGCTGCTGCTGGTCGCGGGCTTCAACCTCTCCCTCTTCCTGTTCAACATGCTCCCGCTGCTCCCGCTCGACGGCGGGCACATCGCGGGCGCGCTGTGGGAGTCGCTGCGGCGGAACGCGGCGAAGGTGCTCAAGCGGCCCGACCCGGGTCCGTTCGACGTCGCGAAGCTGATGCCGGTGGCCTACGTGGTGGCCGGGATCTTCGTCTGCTTCACGCTTCTCGTCTTGATCGCGGACGTGGTCAACCCGGTCCGCATCAGCTGA
- the nusA gene encoding transcription termination factor NusA — translation MDIDMSALRGLVREKEISFDLLVEAIESALLIAYHRTEGSRRHARVKLDRETGHVTVWAKEDPEDLEEGQEVREFDDTPSGFGRIAATTAKQVILQRLRDAEDDATLGEYAGREGDIVTGVVQQGRDPKNVLVDIGKLEAILPVQEQVPGETYQHGLRLRSYVVRVAKGVRGPSVTLSRTHPALVKKLFALEVPEIADGSVEISAIAREAGHRTKIAVRSTRSGLNAKGACIGPMGGRVRNVMAELNGEKIDIVDWSDDPAEMVANALSPARVSKVEVVDLAARSARVTVPDYQLSLAIGKEGQNARLAARLTGWRIDIRPDTEQSSDEPAERRGDRSGDRRGDRSGE, via the coding sequence GTGGACATCGACATGAGTGCCCTGCGGGGTTTGGTACGGGAGAAGGAGATCTCCTTCGACCTGCTGGTCGAGGCGATCGAGTCGGCCCTCCTCATCGCCTACCACCGCACCGAGGGAAGCCGCCGCCACGCGCGCGTGAAGCTCGACCGGGAGACCGGTCATGTGACCGTGTGGGCGAAGGAGGACCCCGAGGACCTGGAGGAGGGGCAGGAAGTACGCGAGTTCGACGACACCCCGTCGGGGTTCGGCCGGATCGCCGCGACCACCGCCAAACAGGTGATCCTGCAGCGACTGCGGGACGCGGAGGACGACGCGACGCTCGGCGAGTACGCCGGACGTGAGGGCGACATCGTGACGGGCGTGGTCCAGCAGGGACGCGACCCGAAGAACGTGCTGGTCGACATCGGCAAGCTGGAGGCCATCCTGCCCGTGCAGGAGCAGGTCCCCGGCGAGACGTACCAGCACGGTCTGCGACTGCGCTCGTACGTCGTCCGGGTGGCGAAGGGCGTGCGCGGTCCGTCCGTGACGCTGTCCCGTACGCACCCCGCTCTGGTGAAGAAGCTCTTCGCGCTGGAGGTGCCGGAGATCGCCGACGGGTCCGTCGAGATCTCCGCCATCGCCCGCGAGGCCGGCCACCGCACGAAGATCGCCGTCCGCTCGACCCGGTCGGGCCTGAACGCCAAGGGCGCCTGCATCGGTCCCATGGGCGGCCGGGTGCGCAACGTCATGGCCGAGCTGAACGGCGAGAAGATCGACATCGTCGACTGGTCGGACGACCCGGCCGAGATGGTGGCGAACGCGCTGTCCCCGGCCCGTGTGTCCAAGGTGGAGGTCGTCGACCTCGCGGCCCGCTCCGCGCGGGTGACGGTCCCCGACTACCAGCTGTCACTGGCGATCGGCAAGGAGGGCCAGAACGCCCGCCTCGCGGCCCGCCTCACCGGCTGGCGGATCGACATCCGCCCGGACACCGAGCAGTCCTCCGACGAGCCCGCCGAGCGGCGCGGGGACCGGAGTGGGGACCGGCGCGGGGACCGGAGCGGGGAATAG
- a CDS encoding ferritin-like domain-containing protein: MTALQAALAAEHAVVYGYGVVGGRIGESRQGEARAAYDAHRARRDELARAIRDLGGQPAPAAAAYALPFAVKDSGTAVRFAAELEERVAGIYSDLVRASSGDRRSSAAEALREAAVRGVRWRGESVAFPGLAERTTASFAAAPSHT, encoded by the coding sequence CTGACGGCCCTGCAGGCAGCGCTGGCCGCCGAGCACGCGGTGGTGTACGGGTACGGGGTCGTCGGCGGCAGGATCGGTGAGTCCCGCCAGGGCGAGGCACGCGCGGCGTACGACGCGCACCGTGCGCGCCGCGACGAACTGGCGCGCGCCATAAGGGACCTGGGCGGACAGCCCGCGCCCGCGGCGGCGGCGTACGCGCTGCCCTTCGCCGTCAAGGACTCCGGCACGGCCGTACGGTTCGCCGCCGAGCTGGAGGAACGTGTGGCCGGGATCTACTCCGACCTGGTGCGCGCCTCCTCGGGCGACCGGCGGAGCTCGGCGGCCGAGGCGCTGCGGGAGGCGGCGGTGCGGGGAGTGCGCTGGCGCGGGGAGAGCGTAGCCTTCCCTGGGCTCGCCGAGCGGACGACCGCCTCGTTCGCGGCGGCGCCCTCCCACACCTGA
- a CDS encoding GNAT family N-acetyltransferase: protein MLTQTTTRVLEPSDLDAALAVLGREPVANAFVASRVQIAGLDPWRLGGEMWGWYEDGMLQSLCYAGANLVPICATPRAVRGFADRARRAGRRCSSIVGPVEATAQLWRLLEPSWGPAREVRRHQPLMVTDRLPADIAPDPYLRRIRKDEMETIMPACVAMFTEEVGVSPLAGDGGLLYQARVAELVGTGRSFARLDQNGRVVFKAEIGAATTQACQIQGVWVAPEYRGQGFAAPGMAAVLRYALADVAPLVSLYVNDFNTAARATYRRVGFQEVGAFMSVLF from the coding sequence GTGTTGACCCAGACCACCACCAGGGTCCTCGAACCGAGTGACCTGGACGCCGCGCTCGCCGTGCTCGGCCGTGAGCCGGTCGCCAACGCCTTCGTCGCATCCCGGGTGCAGATCGCCGGCCTCGACCCCTGGCGGCTCGGCGGCGAGATGTGGGGCTGGTACGAGGACGGCATGCTGCAGTCCCTCTGCTACGCCGGAGCCAACCTGGTCCCGATCTGTGCGACCCCCCGAGCCGTCCGCGGCTTCGCCGACCGCGCCCGCCGGGCCGGCCGCCGCTGCTCCTCGATCGTCGGCCCCGTCGAGGCCACCGCCCAGCTGTGGCGGCTGCTCGAACCGAGCTGGGGCCCCGCCCGCGAGGTCCGCCGCCACCAGCCCCTCATGGTCACCGACCGCCTCCCCGCCGACATCGCCCCGGACCCCTACCTCCGCCGCATCCGTAAGGACGAGATGGAGACGATCATGCCGGCGTGCGTGGCCATGTTCACCGAGGAGGTCGGCGTCTCGCCGCTCGCCGGCGACGGCGGCCTCCTCTACCAGGCGCGGGTGGCCGAACTCGTCGGCACCGGACGCTCGTTCGCCCGCCTCGACCAGAACGGCAGGGTCGTCTTCAAGGCCGAGATCGGCGCCGCCACCACCCAGGCCTGTCAGATCCAGGGCGTCTGGGTCGCCCCCGAGTACCGGGGCCAGGGGTTCGCGGCCCCCGGCATGGCGGCGGTCCTGCGCTACGCCCTCGCGGACGTCGCCCCCCTCGTCAGCCTCTACGTCAACGATTTCAACACGGCCGCCCGCGCGACCTACCGACGCGTGGGCTTCCAGGAGGTCGGGGCGTTCATGAGCGTCCTGTTCTAG
- a CDS encoding proline--tRNA ligase: MAQVQRMSRLMVKTLRDDPADAETLSHKLLVRAGYVRRNAAGIWTWLPLGKKVLDNISRVVREEMDAIGAQEVLLPALLPKEPYEASARWEEYGDLLFRLQDRKGGEYLLGPTHEEIFTLVVKDQVASYKDLPVMLYQIQTKYRDEARPRSGVLRGREFQMKDSYSFDTTDEGLAESYALHRAAYQKIFARLGLDYRIVSAVSGAMGGSASEEFLAPAAAGEDTFVDCPACDYAANTEAVTFKLTPVSEEHGPVEELDTPDTPTIDTLARHLGVPASATLKNLLVKVDGEIVAVGVPGDREVDLGKLGEHLAPAVVELVTAEDFEGRDDLVRGYVGPQGLEKVRYIADPRVAPGTAWVTGANKADTHAKNVVAGRDFEVDDYLDVVVVEEGDPCPSCGAGLKLDRAIEIGHIFQLGRKYADTFQLDVLGQQGKPVRVTMGSYGIGVSRAVAALAEQSADEQGLCWPKEIAPADVHVVAAGKALQTELALDVSEKLGAAGVRVLVDERAGVSPGVKFTDAELIGVPQILVAGRRSAEGVLELKDRRTGEREELTVDEAIARLTA, encoded by the coding sequence ATGGCCCAGGTCCAGCGCATGTCCCGTTTGATGGTCAAGACACTGCGTGACGACCCGGCCGACGCCGAGACGCTCAGCCACAAGCTGCTCGTCCGCGCCGGCTATGTGCGCCGCAACGCCGCCGGCATCTGGACCTGGCTGCCGCTCGGCAAGAAGGTCCTCGACAACATCTCCCGGGTCGTGCGCGAGGAGATGGACGCCATCGGCGCCCAGGAGGTCCTGCTGCCGGCCCTCCTCCCCAAGGAGCCCTACGAGGCCTCGGCCCGCTGGGAGGAGTACGGCGACCTGCTGTTCCGCCTCCAGGACCGCAAGGGCGGCGAGTACCTGCTCGGCCCCACCCACGAGGAGATCTTCACCCTGGTGGTGAAGGACCAGGTCGCGTCCTACAAGGACCTGCCGGTCATGCTCTACCAGATCCAGACCAAGTACCGGGACGAGGCCCGCCCGCGCTCCGGCGTGCTGCGCGGCCGCGAGTTCCAGATGAAGGACTCGTACTCCTTCGACACCACGGACGAAGGCCTGGCCGAGTCCTACGCGCTGCACCGTGCCGCGTACCAGAAGATCTTCGCCCGGCTGGGCCTCGACTACCGCATCGTCTCGGCGGTCTCGGGCGCCATGGGCGGCTCCGCCTCCGAGGAGTTCCTCGCTCCCGCCGCGGCCGGCGAGGACACCTTCGTGGACTGCCCGGCCTGCGACTACGCCGCCAACACGGAGGCCGTGACCTTCAAGCTCACGCCCGTCTCCGAGGAGCACGGCCCGGTCGAGGAGCTGGACACCCCCGACACCCCGACCATCGACACGCTCGCCCGGCACCTCGGCGTCCCGGCCTCCGCCACCCTCAAGAACCTGCTGGTCAAGGTCGACGGCGAGATCGTCGCCGTCGGCGTCCCGGGCGACCGCGAGGTCGACCTCGGCAAGCTGGGTGAGCACCTCGCGCCCGCCGTCGTGGAACTGGTGACGGCCGAGGACTTCGAGGGCCGCGACGACCTCGTACGGGGTTACGTCGGGCCGCAGGGTCTGGAGAAGGTCCGCTACATCGCCGACCCGCGGGTGGCGCCGGGCACCGCGTGGGTCACGGGCGCGAACAAGGCCGACACGCACGCGAAGAACGTCGTCGCGGGCCGTGACTTCGAGGTCGACGACTACCTCGACGTCGTCGTCGTCGAGGAGGGCGACCCCTGCCCGTCCTGCGGCGCCGGCCTCAAGCTGGACCGCGCCATCGAGATCGGCCACATCTTCCAGCTCGGCCGCAAGTACGCCGACACCTTCCAGCTCGACGTCCTCGGCCAACAGGGCAAGCCGGTCCGCGTGACCATGGGCTCCTACGGCATCGGCGTCTCGCGCGCGGTGGCGGCGCTCGCCGAGCAGTCGGCGGACGAGCAGGGTCTGTGCTGGCCCAAGGAGATCGCCCCCGCCGACGTCCACGTCGTCGCCGCGGGCAAGGCGCTGCAGACCGAGCTGGCCCTCGACGTCTCCGAGAAGCTGGGCGCCGCGGGCGTGCGGGTCCTGGTGGACGAACGCGCCGGTGTCTCCCCGGGCGTGAAGTTCACGGACGCCGAGCTCATCGGCGTACCGCAGATCCTCGTCGCCGGGCGCCGCTCGGCCGAGGGCGTCCTGGAACTCAAGGACCGCCGCACCGGCGAGCGCGAGGAACTGACCGTCGACGAGGCGATCGCGCGCCTGACGGCCTGA
- a CDS encoding GNAT family N-acetyltransferase has protein sequence MLRFPGQGPRTPDDVVIGPLDLAARVDEALAVQALAFGLGPDEIAVRRQIVLRHLTSPGARALGATTVDGRLVGFVYGMPNDRGHWWSTVVEPYLRTRGNDTWLDDSFVITELHVHPRYQNRGAGRALITGITDSAALPRSILSAIDTDSPARGLYHSLGYEDLARQVLFPSAPKPYAVMGAPLPLRRP, from the coding sequence ATGCTGCGCTTTCCCGGTCAGGGGCCCCGCACCCCCGACGACGTGGTCATCGGCCCGCTGGATCTCGCCGCGCGCGTCGACGAGGCGCTCGCCGTCCAGGCGCTCGCCTTCGGGCTGGGCCCCGACGAGATCGCCGTCCGCCGGCAGATCGTGCTGCGCCACCTCACCAGCCCGGGAGCCCGCGCCCTCGGGGCCACCACCGTCGACGGACGGCTCGTCGGATTCGTCTACGGCATGCCCAACGACCGTGGGCACTGGTGGTCGACCGTCGTCGAGCCCTATCTGCGGACGCGGGGCAACGACACCTGGCTCGACGACTCCTTCGTCATCACCGAGCTGCACGTCCACCCGCGCTACCAGAACCGCGGCGCGGGCCGCGCCCTGATCACCGGCATCACGGACAGCGCGGCCCTACCCCGCTCGATCCTCTCGGCCATCGACACGGACAGTCCCGCCCGCGGCCTGTACCACTCGCTGGGCTACGAGGACCTGGCACGCCAGGTCCTCTTCCCGAGCGCGCCGAAACCGTACGCGGTGATGGGCGCGCCACTGCCACTGCGGCGCCCCTGA